The Fortiea contorta PCC 7126 genome has a segment encoding these proteins:
- a CDS encoding bifunctional ADP-dependent NAD(P)H-hydrate dehydratase/NAD(P)H-hydrate epimerase has translation MQNRQEQISQIVVTAAQMRDIEARIFAAGMPVAALMEKVAGLIARRIQQIIPQINFRVGFLIGPGHNGADALVVARELHFRGYFVWLYSPFSQLKELTSQHLQYAQSLGICCYENVEELPDCDLIVDGLFGFGLTRNITEAIATAINHFNALHQPIFSIDLPSGLHTDTGAVLGTAIRATHTFCLGLWKRGLLQDQALDYVGKAELIDFDIPLADVQAILKDAPKIRRITQATALSTLPLPRPPVTHKYKEGHLLLICGSRRYAGGAILTGLGARASGVGMLSIAVPESLKPLLVSHLPEALIVGCPETESGAIAQLQLPEKVNLSAFQAIACGPGLTADATPIVQQVIESDRPLILDADGLNILAQMGTIPTLQNRQAVTILTPHTGEFKRLFPETPDANQDRITSVQSAATQTGAIILLKGARTAVANPQGAVWINPESTPALARGGSGDVLTGLLGGLLAQTITRKIPVEDIVATAAWWHSQAGILAAHERTELGVDAFTLAQYLIKALI, from the coding sequence ATGCAAAATAGGCAGGAACAAATTTCCCAAATCGTTGTTACCGCAGCGCAAATGCGAGATATTGAAGCGCGAATTTTTGCCGCTGGAATGCCTGTAGCAGCTTTGATGGAAAAGGTGGCGGGATTAATTGCTCGTCGTATTCAACAAATTATTCCCCAGATTAATTTTCGTGTGGGGTTTTTAATTGGCCCTGGACATAATGGGGCTGATGCTTTAGTTGTCGCCCGTGAATTACATTTTCGCGGTTATTTTGTTTGGCTTTATAGTCCTTTTTCTCAACTCAAAGAATTAACTTCTCAACATTTGCAATATGCTCAGAGTTTGGGTATTTGCTGTTATGAAAATGTGGAAGAATTGCCAGATTGTGATTTAATTGTTGATGGGTTATTTGGCTTTGGCTTGACAAGAAATATTACTGAGGCGATCGCTACAGCCATTAATCATTTCAACGCACTGCATCAACCAATTTTCAGCATAGATTTACCATCTGGTTTACACACTGATACGGGTGCAGTTTTGGGAACTGCAATTCGAGCTACTCATACTTTTTGTTTGGGTTTGTGGAAGCGGGGTTTATTACAAGACCAAGCTCTAGATTATGTCGGTAAAGCTGAGTTAATTGATTTTGATATTCCCTTGGCGGATGTGCAAGCTATATTAAAAGATGCACCAAAAATTAGACGCATTACTCAAGCCACGGCGTTGTCAACGTTACCTTTACCTCGTCCCCCAGTCACCCACAAGTATAAAGAGGGACATTTATTGTTAATTTGCGGTTCGCGACGCTATGCTGGTGGGGCAATTTTAACAGGTTTGGGTGCTCGTGCTAGCGGTGTGGGGATGCTGTCGATAGCGGTACCAGAATCTCTCAAACCGCTGTTGGTGTCACATTTACCAGAAGCGCTGATTGTTGGTTGTCCGGAAACAGAGTCGGGGGCGATTGCTCAGTTACAATTACCAGAGAAGGTGAATTTAAGTGCATTTCAGGCGATCGCTTGTGGCCCTGGTTTAACTGCAGATGCTACCCCCATTGTCCAACAAGTTATAGAGAGCGATCGCCCTTTGATTCTCGATGCTGACGGTTTGAATATCCTGGCACAAATGGGAACCATCCCCACCTTGCAAAACCGCCAAGCTGTAACTATCCTCACACCCCACACAGGTGAATTTAAGCGATTATTTCCGGAAACTCCGGACGCTAATCAAGATAGAATCACATCTGTACAATCCGCTGCGACGCAGACAGGGGCTATCATCTTGTTAAAAGGAGCGAGAACGGCTGTAGCCAATCCCCAAGGCGCAGTTTGGATTAATCCGGAAAGTACCCCAGCTTTAGCCCGTGGTGGTAGTGGCGATGTACTCACAGGCTTACTCGGTGGATTATTAGCCCAAACTATCACTAGAAAAATTCCCGTTGAGGATATTGTCGCCACTGCTGCTTGGTGGCATTCACAAGCAGGTATTTTAGCAGCCCACGAGCGCACAGAGTTAGGTGTTGATGCCTTTACCCTGGCACAATATTTGATTAAAGCTCTGATTTAG
- the mnmA gene encoding tRNA 2-thiouridine(34) synthase MnmA, whose translation MLARLCRGVCYNRSTKSRFCHQIVWHCGNMKKVVVGLSGGVDSSAAAAILHHQGYEVVGLTLWLMKGKGQCCSEGMIDAANICEQLGIPHQVVDIRDVFQTNIVDYLVSGYSVGITPLPCSQCNKTVKFGPMVQYAREQLGCASIATGHYAQISYDQVSGRYQLLRAVDRNKDQSYFLYDLSQDLLAATIFPLGQIEKSDTRRIAAEYGLATADKPESQDLCLVESNGSMRAFLDKYLAPKPGDIVDTNGKVLGQHDGVHHYTIGQRKGLGIAAAEPLYVIELDAINNKVVVGDRTKVTQPECTVNRVNWVSIAEPTTPIPAQVQIRYRSHPEPVTVIPLENSRVRLVFDEPQFSITPGQAAVWYDGDKVLGGGIIEQFG comes from the coding sequence TTGCTAGCAAGGCTTTGCAGAGGTGTATGTTACAATCGGAGCACAAAAAGCAGATTCTGCCATCAAATTGTATGGCACTGTGGGAATATGAAAAAAGTCGTCGTTGGTCTTTCGGGTGGTGTTGACAGTTCCGCCGCCGCTGCTATCCTACACCATCAGGGCTATGAAGTTGTGGGTTTGACCCTTTGGCTAATGAAAGGCAAAGGACAATGTTGCTCTGAGGGAATGATCGACGCGGCTAATATCTGCGAACAATTGGGTATTCCCCATCAAGTTGTGGATATTCGGGATGTCTTTCAAACAAATATTGTTGATTATTTAGTCTCTGGTTACAGTGTCGGGATTACGCCTCTACCTTGTTCACAGTGCAATAAAACTGTGAAATTTGGGCCGATGGTGCAGTATGCTCGTGAACAATTAGGATGCGCGAGCATTGCTACAGGACACTACGCCCAAATTAGTTATGATCAGGTTTCTGGACGTTATCAGTTGTTAAGAGCAGTTGATCGCAACAAAGACCAATCTTATTTTCTCTATGATTTGTCTCAAGATTTACTTGCAGCTACGATATTTCCCCTAGGACAAATCGAAAAATCAGACACCCGTCGCATCGCTGCGGAATACGGACTCGCAACCGCTGATAAGCCGGAAAGTCAAGACTTGTGTTTAGTGGAAAGCAACGGTTCCATGCGGGCATTTTTGGATAAGTATCTCGCCCCTAAACCCGGTGATATTGTAGACACAAACGGTAAAGTTTTGGGTCAACACGATGGTGTGCATCACTACACAATCGGACAGCGTAAAGGTTTAGGAATTGCGGCGGCGGAACCATTGTATGTGATTGAGTTAGATGCAATTAATAATAAAGTAGTTGTAGGCGATCGCACCAAGGTGACTCAGCCAGAATGCACTGTGAATCGCGTCAATTGGGTTTCCATCGCTGAACCAACTACTCCCATTCCCGCCCAAGTGCAAATTCGCTACCGTTCCCACCCCGAACCAGTGACAGTAATTCCTCTAGAAAACTCTCGTGTCCGCTTGGTATTTGATGAACCCCAATTCAGCATTACCCCCGGACAAGCTGCAGTTTGGTACGACGGGGATAAAGTATTAGGTGGCGGAATTATTGAACAGTTTGGGTGA
- the pruA gene encoding L-glutamate gamma-semialdehyde dehydrogenase, which translates to MVLQAQSSTYEAKTQEIAKKLLSATQENRSFLASLRDQMRWDDKLLAWAMSSPGLRVQLFRFIDTLPALRSKAEIAAHLQEYLGDKTVELPAALKGMLNFANPDSVPGQVAATTVSTAVETLAFKYISGENIKQVIKTVEKLRKEKMAFTIDLLGEAVITEAEAQSYLERYLELMQQLVAASQNWTTIPAIDVADGEELPKVQVSVKLTAFYSQFDPLDAQGSEERVSDRIRILLRRAQELGAAVHFDMEQYAYKDITLNILKKLLLSAEFRQRTDIGITIQAYLRDSEQDTQDLIAWLKQRGYPLTIRLVKGAYWDQETIKATQKHWPQPVYNDKAATDANFEAITQLLLENHQYVYAAIGSHNVRSQARAIAIAQSLNVPRRRFEMQVLYGMGDKLAKALVDQGYRVRVYCPYGELLPGMAYLIRRLLENTANSSFLRQNLENRPVEELLAPPIITESPHTSAPLSTSLPITPPPHLSSFLGVADRDFAQEEARSHSAQAFQVVRQQLGKTYLPLINGEYVNTSQMIDSLNPSNFSEVIGKVGLISVEQAQAAMEAAKAAFPAWRRTPAKERADILRRAADLMTQRRAELSAWIVLEVGKPVKEADAEVSEAIDFCRYYAEEMERLDKGVIYDVSGETNRYIYQPRGIAVVISPWNFPLAIACGMTVAALVTGNCTLLKPAETSSVITAKLTEILIAAGIPKGVFQYVPGKGSQVGAYLVSHPDTHVIAFTGSQEVGCRIFAEAATLKPNQRHMKRVIAEMGGKNAIIVDESADLDQAVIGVVQSAFGYSGQKCSACSRVIVLQPIYDTFIKRLVEATKSLNIGETELPSTQVGPVIDANARSRILEYIEKGKAESQLALELPAPQQGYFVGPVIFSDVPPDGIIAQQEIFGPVLAVIRVQDFQEALAVANGTNYALTGGLYSRTPSHIEQAQTEFAVGNFYINRNITGAIVARQPFGGFNLSGVGSKAGGPDYLQQFLEPRTITENIQRQGFAPIDGVD; encoded by the coding sequence GTGGTCTTACAAGCACAAAGCAGCACCTACGAAGCTAAAACCCAAGAAATTGCTAAAAAGCTGCTCTCAGCAACGCAGGAAAATCGTTCTTTTTTGGCTTCTCTGCGGGATCAGATGCGCTGGGACGATAAGTTGCTGGCTTGGGCTATGAGTAGTCCAGGGTTGCGGGTGCAGCTATTTCGTTTTATCGACACATTACCCGCCTTACGTAGTAAAGCAGAAATTGCCGCACATTTACAAGAGTATTTGGGAGATAAAACTGTAGAATTACCTGCAGCCCTCAAAGGGATGCTCAACTTTGCTAACCCTGATTCTGTACCAGGACAAGTTGCGGCGACAACTGTGAGTACAGCAGTGGAGACGCTAGCCTTTAAGTATATTTCTGGAGAAAATATTAAACAAGTCATTAAAACTGTTGAAAAACTGCGAAAAGAGAAGATGGCTTTCACCATCGATTTACTGGGTGAAGCGGTGATTACAGAAGCAGAAGCCCAATCTTATCTGGAACGATATCTAGAATTAATGCAACAATTGGTAGCAGCTTCCCAAAATTGGACAACAATTCCAGCTATTGATGTGGCTGATGGGGAAGAATTACCAAAAGTCCAGGTTTCTGTAAAATTAACGGCGTTTTATTCGCAATTCGACCCGTTAGATGCTCAGGGTAGTGAAGAGAGGGTGAGCGATCGCATTCGCATTCTGTTACGTCGTGCTCAGGAGTTAGGTGCTGCTGTCCATTTTGACATGGAGCAGTACGCTTATAAAGATATCACCCTCAATATCTTGAAAAAACTGTTATTGTCAGCAGAGTTTAGACAACGCACAGATATTGGCATTACTATCCAAGCATATCTGCGCGACAGTGAGCAAGACACTCAAGATCTGATTGCTTGGCTCAAACAGCGGGGATATCCGTTAACTATCCGGTTGGTCAAAGGCGCTTATTGGGATCAAGAAACTATTAAAGCCACGCAGAAGCATTGGCCGCAACCAGTTTACAACGATAAAGCGGCGACAGATGCCAATTTTGAAGCGATTACCCAGTTGTTATTAGAAAATCACCAATATGTCTACGCTGCTATTGGTAGTCATAACGTGCGATCGCAAGCTAGAGCGATCGCTATTGCCCAAAGCCTAAATGTACCCCGGCGGCGATTTGAAATGCAAGTGTTATACGGCATGGGTGACAAGCTAGCCAAAGCTTTGGTAGATCAAGGTTATCGGGTGCGAGTTTATTGTCCCTATGGCGAATTATTACCAGGAATGGCTTATCTAATTCGGCGGTTGTTAGAAAATACGGCTAATAGTTCCTTCTTGCGGCAAAATTTAGAGAATCGACCAGTTGAGGAACTCTTGGCGCCGCCAATAATCACCGAATCCCCCCATACTTCGGCTCCGCTCAGTACAAGTCTCCCCATCACCCCACCACCCCATCTTTCGTCCTTCCTGGGTGTAGCGGATCGGGATTTTGCACAGGAGGAAGCTAGGAGTCATTCGGCGCAAGCTTTTCAAGTTGTGCGTCAACAACTAGGTAAGACATATCTACCTTTGATTAATGGGGAGTATGTAAATACTTCCCAGATGATAGATTCTCTCAATCCTTCCAACTTTAGTGAAGTGATTGGGAAAGTAGGATTAATTAGTGTGGAACAAGCTCAAGCGGCGATGGAAGCGGCTAAAGCGGCGTTTCCTGCTTGGCGACGAACTCCGGCTAAGGAACGCGCTGATATTTTGCGTCGCGCAGCTGATTTGATGACACAACGCCGGGCTGAACTTTCGGCTTGGATAGTGTTAGAAGTCGGGAAACCGGTAAAAGAGGCTGATGCGGAGGTTTCCGAAGCGATTGATTTTTGTCGCTACTACGCCGAGGAGATGGAACGGTTAGATAAAGGTGTAATTTATGACGTTTCTGGAGAAACGAATCGTTATATTTACCAGCCTAGAGGAATTGCAGTGGTGATTTCTCCTTGGAATTTTCCCCTGGCGATCGCCTGTGGAATGACGGTCGCTGCTTTAGTTACAGGAAATTGTACTCTTCTCAAACCTGCGGAAACATCTTCCGTAATTACTGCTAAACTCACGGAAATTTTAATCGCAGCTGGTATCCCTAAAGGTGTATTTCAATACGTCCCCGGTAAGGGTTCCCAAGTTGGCGCTTACTTAGTCAGTCACCCAGACACCCATGTGATTGCTTTTACTGGTTCTCAAGAGGTGGGATGTCGCATTTTTGCGGAAGCAGCGACGCTGAAACCAAATCAAAGACATATGAAACGGGTGATTGCGGAAATGGGTGGAAAGAATGCCATCATCGTTGATGAAAGTGCTGATTTAGACCAAGCTGTAATTGGAGTGGTGCAATCGGCTTTTGGTTACAGTGGACAAAAATGTTCTGCTTGTTCACGGGTGATTGTACTGCAACCGATTTATGATACGTTTATCAAACGATTGGTGGAAGCAACAAAATCCTTGAATATTGGCGAGACAGAGTTACCCAGTACTCAAGTCGGCCCAGTGATTGATGCCAACGCGCGATCGCGCATTCTTGAGTATATCGAGAAAGGCAAGGCAGAATCACAATTAGCACTAGAGCTACCAGCACCGCAGCAAGGTTATTTTGTCGGACCCGTAATCTTTAGCGACGTACCACCTGATGGGATAATTGCTCAACAAGAAATTTTCGGCCCTGTGTTAGCAGTAATTCGGGTACAGGATTTTCAGGAAGCTTTGGCAGTTGCTAACGGTACTAACTACGCTTTAACTGGTGGGCTTTATTCTCGTACACCTTCCCACATCGAGCAAGCACAGACAGAGTTTGCCGTCGGCAATTTCTATATCAATCGTAACATCACCGGAGCAATAGTCGCTCGTCAACCCTTTGGCGGCTTCAATTTATCTGGTGTTGGTTCCAAAGCCGGCGGCCCTGATTACCTACAGCAATTCCTCGAACCACGCACAATCACAGAAAACATCCAGCGTCAAGGTTTCGCACCAATTGACGGCGTGGATTAG
- a CDS encoding AAA-like domain-containing protein — MTGDYEYKVGGSLESDAPSYVKRQADSDLYHGLKAGELCYVFNSRQMGKTSLLVRTMKQLQADGFACAVIDISGLGSQDITIEQWYGSIIDSLLTELNFVEPEDLAVWWDKSIEISPVRRLGKLFDELLLPNIRQNIVIFLDEIDSILRLDFPADDFFALIRSCYQRRSFKAEYKRLNFALFGVATPSDLIKDEERTPFNIGRGIQLYGFKLDEVTPLAKGFEGKVDNPQALMGEVLAWTGGQPLLTQKVCNLLKVTLKKPLSYEEKGFEVIPDSLQQRKEDIGNSSLRSKEGLGKRFSITQLVEGVVRSGIIDNWPDQDKEEHLKTIRDRILVNEGISVALLGLYQQILQQGEVAVDGSPEQMRLRLTGVVEQQAKLKVYNQIYANVFDINWVENELGKLRPYTNNLKAWQESGYQDKSYLLRGEDLEVARVWAGGKSLSDVDYRFLSTSVEAELNQKVASAEARQNQALEKERQANQHLTQAEGKTKIQVRISIVALVFLVLSIIGALAALITAGEAIKKQGLATAKLNKANKELQFITDQKQKAEAALTEAQANEKNANANFKKATEDVKKKEQDLLQKDQQLNIAKEKEKSANEAVGKAQGDRQQAQQQAQLAQQQRQQAKQLARTAENQRKNAEEQRKNALTATRLEQVGVRTLRQFYVGGQIENLVEIMRTGKELKSLVKGKTSLADYPAYSPLFSLQEILLDIRERNQLEGHQSGVNSVVFSPDGKTLASASWDKTIKLWNVGTGKQIASLTTGHQSGISSVVFSPDGKTLASASWDKTIKLWNVGTGKQITSLTGHQRWVSSVMFSPDGGTLASAGGDETVKLWNVATGKQIASLTGHRSWVNSVVFSPDGKTLASASLDRTIKLWNVATGKQIASLTGHKDNVNSVVFRPDIVTLASASDDGTIKLWDVFTGNEIASLTGHQSGVNSVVFSPDGKTLASASDDETIKLWHVGLMTDKQIASLTGHEYRVNSVVFSPDGRTLASAGGDETVRLWNVGTDKQIAPRTGHKNNTNKTVFSSDRKTSASASDDRTIKLWNVSTGKQIASLTTGHQNNINSIVFSPDDKTLASASSDRTIKLWNVSTGKQIASLTGHKDNVNSVVFSPDGKTLASTSSDRTIKLWNVGTGNEIASLTWHQNAVNSIVFSPDGKTLASTSSDDTVQLWSLDLDDLLAQGCNYLNDYLATRDQLRQEICPNK, encoded by the coding sequence ATGACGGGAGACTACGAGTATAAAGTTGGTGGCAGTTTAGAATCCGATGCTCCCAGCTATGTGAAACGACAAGCGGATTCTGACCTTTATCATGGATTAAAGGCAGGAGAGCTATGTTATGTTTTTAACTCCCGGCAGATGGGTAAAACGAGTTTGTTGGTGCGGACGATGAAACAGCTACAAGCTGATGGTTTTGCTTGTGCTGTAATTGATATTTCTGGATTGGGTAGTCAAGATATTACCATTGAGCAGTGGTATGGAAGTATTATTGATAGTCTATTAACTGAACTGAATTTTGTTGAACCGGAAGATTTGGCTGTATGGTGGGACAAATCTATCGAAATTTCGCCAGTGCGACGTTTGGGGAAACTCTTTGATGAATTGTTACTGCCAAATATTCGCCAAAATATTGTAATTTTTCTGGATGAAATTGATAGTATTCTTCGCTTAGATTTTCCAGCAGATGATTTTTTCGCTTTAATTAGAAGCTGTTATCAAAGACGCTCTTTCAAAGCAGAATATAAGCGGTTGAATTTTGCGTTGTTTGGTGTAGCGACACCTTCAGATTTAATTAAAGACGAGGAAAGAACGCCGTTTAACATTGGGAGAGGAATTCAACTATATGGGTTTAAGTTAGATGAAGTGACACCTTTGGCTAAGGGTTTTGAGGGAAAGGTTGACAATCCGCAAGCTTTGATGGGAGAGGTTTTGGCTTGGACAGGGGGACAGCCTTTATTGACGCAAAAGGTTTGTAATTTGTTAAAGGTGACTTTGAAAAAACCTCTCTCTTACGAAGAAAAAGGCTTTGAAGTTATTCCTGATTCTCTACAACAAAGAAAGGAAGACATTGGTAATTCTTCTCTCCGAAGCAAAGAGGGGTTAGGAAAGAGGTTTTCAATTACGCAGTTGGTGGAAGGGGTGGTAAGAAGTGGGATTATTGATAATTGGCCAGATCAGGATAAAGAAGAACATTTAAAAACAATTCGAGATAGGATATTAGTTAACGAGGGAATTTCTGTAGCCTTGTTGGGTTTATATCAGCAAATTTTACAACAGGGAGAGGTTGCTGTTGATGGTAGCCCTGAACAAATGAGGTTACGGTTAACAGGGGTAGTAGAACAGCAGGCAAAATTAAAGGTTTATAACCAAATATATGCGAATGTCTTTGATATTAATTGGGTTGAGAATGAATTAGGTAAATTACGTCCCTATACTAATAATTTAAAGGCTTGGCAAGAGAGCGGATACCAGGATAAGTCCTATTTGTTGCGAGGAGAAGATTTAGAAGTTGCTCGTGTTTGGGCTGGTGGAAAAAGTTTGAGTGATGTTGATTATAGATTTTTATCTACGAGTGTAGAAGCAGAGTTAAATCAAAAGGTTGCGTCAGCAGAAGCAAGACAGAATCAAGCTTTGGAGAAAGAGAGACAAGCTAATCAGCATCTGACGCAAGCAGAAGGGAAGACAAAGATACAGGTTCGTATTAGTATTGTTGCTTTGGTTTTTTTAGTGCTGTCTATAATTGGTGCGTTAGCTGCATTGATAACGGCAGGTGAAGCTATTAAAAAACAAGGTTTAGCTACTGCAAAACTCAATAAGGCAAATAAAGAATTGCAATTTATTACTGACCAAAAACAAAAAGCTGAGGCTGCATTAACAGAAGCACAAGCCAACGAAAAAAATGCAAACGCTAATTTTAAAAAAGCGACTGAGGATGTAAAAAAGAAAGAGCAAGATTTGCTGCAAAAAGACCAACAATTAAATATCGCAAAAGAAAAAGAGAAGTCTGCAAACGAAGCAGTTGGTAAAGCTCAGGGAGACAGACAACAAGCACAGCAGCAAGCACAATTAGCTCAACAACAGCGTCAACAAGCAAAACAACTGGCACGAACTGCCGAAAATCAGCGAAAAAACGCAGAAGAACAACGCAAAAATGCCCTAACGGCTACGCGATTGGAACAAGTGGGAGTTAGAACATTGCGTCAGTTTTATGTGGGAGGGCAAATTGAGAATTTGGTAGAAATAATGCGGACTGGAAAGGAATTGAAAAGTTTAGTTAAAGGTAAAACATCTTTGGCTGATTACCCAGCTTACAGTCCATTATTTAGTTTACAGGAAATCTTGTTAGACATCCGCGAGCGCAATCAGTTAGAGGGGCATCAGTCTGGGGTTAACAGCGTCGTGTTTAGTCCCGACGGCAAAACTTTAGCTTCTGCTAGTTGGGACAAGACAATAAAATTGTGGAATGTGGGTACAGGAAAACAAATTGCCTCCCTGACGACTGGGCATCAATCTGGGATCAGTAGCGTCGTGTTTAGTCCCGACGGTAAAACTTTAGCTTCTGCTAGTTGGGACAAGACAATAAAATTGTGGAATGTGGGTACAGGAAAACAAATTACCTCCCTCACTGGACATCAACGTTGGGTCAGCAGTGTCATGTTTAGTCCCGACGGTGGAACTTTAGCTTCTGCTGGTGGGGACGAGACAGTCAAATTGTGGAATGTGGCTACGGGAAAACAAATTGCCTCCCTGACTGGGCATCGATCTTGGGTCAACAGCGTTGTGTTTAGTCCCGACGGCAAAACTTTAGCTTCTGCCAGTTTGGACAGGACAATAAAATTGTGGAATGTGGCTACGGGAAAACAAATTGCCTCCCTGACTGGGCATAAAGATAATGTCAACAGCGTCGTGTTTAGGCCTGATATCGTAACCTTGGCTTCTGCTAGTGATGACGGGACAATAAAATTGTGGGATGTGTTTACAGGAAACGAAATTGCATCCCTGACCGGGCATCAGTCTGGGGTCAACAGTGTCGTGTTTAGTCCCGACGGCAAAACCTTAGCTTCTGCTAGTGATGACGAGACAATAAAATTGTGGCATGTGGGTCTGATGACGGACAAACAAATTGCCTCCCTGACTGGCCATGAATATAGGGTCAACAGCGTCGTGTTTAGTCCCGACGGTAGAACTTTAGCTTCTGCTGGTGGAGACGAGACAGTCAGATTGTGGAATGTGGGTACGGACAAACAAATTGCCCCCCGGACTGGCCATAAAAATAACACTAATAAGACCGTGTTTAGTTCTGACCGTAAAACCTCAGCTTCTGCTAGTGATGACAGGACGATAAAATTGTGGAATGTGAGTACGGGAAAACAAATTGCTTCCCTGACGACTGGGCATCAAAATAACATCAACAGTATCGTGTTTAGTCCCGACGACAAAACCTTGGCTTCTGCTAGTTCAGACAGAACGATAAAATTGTGGAATGTGAGTACGGGAAAACAAATTGCCTCCCTGACTGGGCATAAAGATAATGTCAACAGCGTGGTGTTTAGCCCCGACGGTAAAACTTTAGCTTCTACTAGTTCAGACAGGACGATAAAATTGTGGAATGTGGGTACGGGAAACGAAATTGCCTCCCTGACTTGGCATCAAAATGCGGTCAATAGCATTGTGTTTAGCCCCGACGGTAAAACCTTAGCTTCTACTAGTAGCGATGATACCGTACAATTGTGGAGTTTGGATTTAGATGATTTACTGGCGCAGGGCTGCAACTACTTAAATGATTATCTCGCTACCCGCGATCAGTTGCGCCAGGAGATTTGTCCGAATAAATGA
- a CDS encoding AAA-like domain-containing protein — MPRGIRVSTELIPIVKQRMLQKGFARQIDLAERVGRSQSVINFFLNGRTVEYLNFYELCQVLGFEVQEIADFEALASLYTQKTQKITSSPSSSSSVLPSPVATSDSAYLTLELEYPEGEVPLDSPFYVERASIEQRCYAEIKKPGSLIRIKAPQHMGKSSLLARILQQAQNQGNKVVTIDFQLAEEELFCDLNTFLHWFCDTVTEAVAGNNRELLEKLLQQLDEHWKSRQRFGYMKSCKNYFERYLFPEINQPLVLGLEKVDRLFEYPKIYKDFFGLLRAVHEEAKRRDIWKQLRLAIAYSTDAYVPVDINQSPFNVGLALELPEFTHEQVKDLAQRHQLNWNDTEINNLTQLVGGHPFLVRLALFQIANGEINLANFLQTAPTAAGIYRQHLQRQEYILQQQPELGKAMQDMVANDHPVILTTEFRFKLYSLGLVTLQNDRVTPRCELYRQYFRTSIKDNQKIM, encoded by the coding sequence ATGCCACGCGGAATCAGAGTAAGCACAGAGTTAATTCCCATTGTCAAGCAAAGAATGTTACAAAAAGGCTTTGCCCGTCAAATCGATTTAGCTGAGAGAGTAGGTCGCAGTCAATCTGTAATTAACTTTTTCCTCAATGGTAGGACAGTTGAATATCTCAACTTCTATGAACTTTGTCAGGTATTAGGTTTTGAAGTTCAGGAAATTGCTGATTTTGAAGCGCTGGCAAGTTTGTATACACAAAAAACACAAAAAATAACTAGCTCTCCCTCTTCTTCCTCATCTGTCTTACCTTCCCCCGTTGCAACTTCCGACTCCGCATATTTAACTCTCGAACTAGAATATCCAGAAGGGGAAGTGCCGTTAGATTCTCCCTTTTATGTAGAACGTGCTTCTATCGAACAGCGTTGTTATGCGGAAATCAAAAAACCTGGTTCCTTAATTCGCATCAAAGCACCGCAGCACATGGGTAAATCTTCACTTCTTGCGCGGATTCTCCAACAAGCCCAAAACCAAGGAAATAAAGTAGTAACTATCGATTTTCAGCTAGCAGAGGAGGAATTGTTCTGCGACTTAAATACATTTCTGCACTGGTTTTGCGATACTGTCACTGAAGCAGTGGCAGGGAATAATCGAGAATTACTAGAAAAATTGCTGCAACAACTTGATGAGCATTGGAAATCTAGACAGCGCTTTGGTTATATGAAGTCTTGTAAAAATTACTTTGAACGCTATTTATTCCCAGAAATCAACCAACCGCTGGTTTTAGGGTTAGAAAAAGTTGATAGATTATTTGAATATCCCAAAATCTACAAGGATTTTTTTGGATTATTGCGCGCTGTCCATGAAGAAGCTAAACGTCGAGATATCTGGAAGCAATTAAGATTAGCGATCGCATATTCCACCGATGCTTATGTACCAGTTGATATTAACCAATCACCATTTAACGTTGGTTTAGCGTTGGAGTTACCAGAATTTACTCACGAGCAAGTAAAAGATTTAGCCCAACGTCATCAACTAAATTGGAACGATACAGAAATAAATAACTTGACACAATTAGTGGGGGGACACCCTTTTTTGGTACGTTTAGCTCTGTTTCAAATCGCCAACGGAGAGATAAACTTAGCTAACTTCTTGCAAACAGCGCCAACAGCAGCAGGTATTTATCGTCAGCATCTGCAACGGCAAGAGTATATTTTGCAGCAACAGCCAGAATTAGGGAAAGCAATGCAAGACATGGTTGCAAACGACCATCCTGTAATTTTAACAACGGAATTCAGGTTTAAATTATATAGTCTAGGATTGGTTACATTACAAAATGATCGAGTTACACCAAGATGTGAGTTATACCGTCAATATTTCCGTACTTCAATAAAAGACAATCAGAAAATAATGTAA